The Coffea arabica cultivar ET-39 chromosome 8e, Coffea Arabica ET-39 HiFi, whole genome shotgun sequence genome window below encodes:
- the LOC113703051 gene encoding tryptophan N-monooxygenase CYP79A68-like, giving the protein MNCTSGLRVDSCLRFTSMSWIPYFSGFMALVLLVFTMGKWIMICLKNNKPRFPLPPGPKPLPFFGCIFQMLRNRPTHRWIYKVMDDMNTEIACFRIFGVHIIPVTSPELAREFFKKHDSIFSNRPVCMSAELSSEGFLTTSLSPLGDQYKKMKRMIVSSVLSPAKHQWLHSKRAEEANHLVNYVYNQCKDDATAGLVDIRLATRHYLGNVIRKMIFNKRFFGKGMEDGGPGVEEVEHVNALFKLLAYMYAFSLSDYMPWMKIFDFDGHRKALTMAIACVRRHHDPEIEKRIKTWESGLKNDEEDLLDVLIRLKDNKGRPLLTIEEIRAQITELMFATIDNPSNAVEWALAEMLNQPEMLQKATEEIDAVVGKDRLVQESDLARLKYVKACAKEAFRLHPYAPFNIPHVSTQDTVVGGYFIPKGSHVILSRPGLGRNPRIWEDSLKFEPERHMNDMDDARMDLNDPELNMFSFSTGRRGCPGVLLGSTLTVLLLARLLQCFNWKIP; this is encoded by the exons ATGAATTGCACATCCGGTCTTCGTGTTGATTCATGCTTGAGATTTACCTCAATGTCATGGATCCCATATTTCTCAGGATTCATGGCTCTGGTTTTGTTGGTCTTTACAATGGGCAAATGGATAATGATTTGTCTAAAGAACAACAAACCTCGATTCCCTCTCCCTCCTGGCCCAAAACCCTTGCCTTTCTTTGGTTGCATTTTCCAGATGCTGAGAAACAGACCAACACATCGATGGATATACAAAGTCATGGATGATATGAATACCGAAATCGCTTGTTTCCGCATTTTCGGTGTTCACATCATTCCTGTCACTTCTCCTGAACTCGCTCGCGAGTTCTTCAAGAAACACGACTCGATTTTCTCCAACAGACCTGTTTGCATGTCTGCAGAACTTAGTAGTGAAGGATTCTTGACGACAAGCCTTTCTCCTTTGGGCGATCAATACAAGAAGATGAAGAGAATGATCGTTTCCAGTGTGCTGTCACCTGCTAAACACCAATGGCTTCATAGCAAGCGAGCAGAGGAAGCAAATCATTTGGTTAACTATGTTTACAATCAGTGTAAGGACGATGCCACTGCTGGGCTAGTGGACATAAGATTGGCTACGCGACACTACTTGGGAAATGTGATTAGAAAGATGATTTTCAACAAGAGATTCTTCGGGAAAGGAATGGAAGATGGAGGACCGGGTGTTGAGGAAGTTGAACATGTTAATGCACTCTTCAAACTCCTTGCTTATATGTATGCATTTAGCTTATCCGATTACATGCCCTGGATGAAGATTTTTGATTTTGATGGCCACAGAAAGGCTCTTACTATGGCCATTGCATGTGTACGAAGGCACCATGATCCTGAAATTGAGAAAAGGATTAAAACATGGGAGAGTGGCCTAAAAAATGACGAAGAAGACCTTCTTGATGTCCTAATCAGGCTCAAAGATAACAAAGGCAGACCGCTCTTAACAATTGAGGAGATCAGAGCACAAATTACT GAACTAATGTTTGCAACAATCGATAATCCATCAAATGCTGTGGAATGGGCATTAGCAGAGATGCTAAATCAACCTGAAATGCTTCAAAAAGCCACAGAAGAGATAGACGCCGTGGTTGGAAAGGATAGACTTGTTCAAGAATCTGACCTTGCGAGGCTGAAATATGTGAAGGCCTGCGCAAAAGAGGCCTTTCGGCTCCATCCATATGCACCCTTTAATATTCCTCATGTATCTACACAGGACACCGTTGTTGGTGGCTACTTCATCCCGAAAGGTAGCCATGTTATCTTGAGCCGTCCAGGACTTGGCCGTAATCCTCGAATTTGGGAGGATTCGCTAAAGTTCGAGCCTGAGCGCCACATGAATGACATGGATGATGCTAGAATGGATCTGAACGATCCAGAATTAAACATGTTTTCCTTCAGCACCGGAAGACGTGGATGTCCGGGAGTCCTCCTGGGTTCCACGCTCACTGTACTGTTGCTGGCCAGACTTCTTCAGTGCTTTAACTGGAAGATTCCATGA